The following is a genomic window from Lactococcus carnosus.
TGAACCCTAATTTATTATCTCGTGCAAAGCGATACATATCATCTGCTGTCCAAAGCTGCGCTTTGTTAATCATTTGTCACCTCTTTTCAGGTTGTTCTTTTTTGACCTTCTCTATAGTTTATCAAAAAATGGAAACAATTGGAAAAAAAGATTATGTTTTTGGGTCACTTTTTGACAATGTCTCTTTAATCCGCTTGGCAACCTCTAAAGGAATACCAGCTGCTTGTATCTCTAAAATCGTCGCCTCCTGTACTTTGGTTAGAGATTTAAAGGTAAGCATTAGGCTCTGTTTTCGCTTAGGTCCAAGGCCATCAATCCCATCTAATTTACTAGAAAAAGAATTCTTGGAACGGACTTGCCGATGAAAGGTAATCGCAAAGCGATGGACTTCATCTTGAATCCGTTGTAAGAGGAAAAATTCCTGACTTTGTCGGCTTAAAGGGACGATCTCCAGTGGCTCACCAAATAACAACTCCTGCGTTTGGTGCTTATCATTTTTAGCAAGACCTGCGATTGGGATATCAAGCCCTAGATCATCTAAAACTCCTTTGGCAGCATTGATTTGCCCAACACCACCATCCATGATGATCAAATCTGGTAGCACACTCGCTTCTTTAATCGCTCGGCTATACCGTCTGAGAATGACTTCTCGCATGCTGGCGTAATCATCCGGGCCAATCACAGTTTTGATTTTAAACTTCCGGTAATCTTTCTTAGAAGGCTTACCATCTACAAAAACGACCATGGCGCTGACAGGACTCGTCCCCATAATATTGGAGTTATCAAAGCTTTCGATACGATGAGGCGTTGGAATCTGCATTAATTGGCCAAGATTTGTGATTGCACCACTTGTTTTCTCAACACTTTTTTCTGCTAAATCAAATTTTTGTTGTAGACTCACACGTGCATTTTTAGTCGCCAAATTAACCAGTTGTTTTTTTTCACCTCGTGAAGGCTGGATGACTTTAGTTTTGGTCAGGGCCTTAACAGATGCCAGATCAATATCTGCTGGAATAAATATTTCCTTGGGAACTAAATGATCATTTTCCTTATAAAATTGGCCGACATAAGTCAGAAAATCTTCATCTGCATCATTATAATAGGGGAACATATTCACATCACGCTGGATCAGCTTACCTTGTCTGACAAAGAAAACTTGGACACACATCCATCCTTTGTCGACGGCATAACCGAATACATCACGATCCTGCAAATCATGATTCATGACGCGTTGCTTAGTCCTAAGGGTGCCGATACTCTTAACTAAATCACGGTATTCAGCTGCCTTTTCAAATTCGAAGGCATCAGCTGCTGCGTGCATCTTAGCATCTAATTCGGTAATGATTTTATCCTCACCACCAGTTAAAAATTTACTGATTTCATCCACCATGCCAACAAATACCTTAGGATCTATGTCATAAACACAGGGTGCTAGACACTGGTGCATATGATAATAGAGGCAAACTTTCTTGGGTAGGACATTACATTTTCGTAAAGGAAAAATACGGTCTAATAACTGTTTAATTTCATTTGCAGCGCCAACATCTGGATAGGGACCAAAGTAATAGGCGTTATCTTTTTTAACTTGTCGTGTGATGAGCAGACGCGGATATTTTTCACGTGTGATTTTAATAAAAGGATAAGATTTATCATCTTTTAACATGATATTATACTTAGGCATGTTTTCCTGGATGAGATTAATCTCTAATAACAAGGCCTCAATATTTGATTCTGTGACGATAAACTCGAAATCCACAATCTCCGATACTAAGCGCTCAGTCTTGGTATCATGTGATCCCCTAAAATAAGAGCGAACCCGATTTCTTAAATTTTTAGCTTTTCCGACATAGATAATCGTCCCATTTTTATCTTTATGTAAATAACACCCAGGGTTATCTGGTAATAAGTCTAGTTTTGCTTTAATCGTTGCATTCATATAGCTTTATTATATCAAAAAAACGCCCTTTCAGACGTTTTACAAGCTTTTAATTGACTGTGAATCAATTAACTTAGTTTGTGTTTTGTGTGGCCAAGAACTGTTCAACCAAGCCCGCAATCGCTTTAGACTGGGTATGGTGTAAATAATGACTACCGTCCAGTACTGCTATTTGACCATTTTTAACATCGGTTAACATCTCTTTATGTAAGGCAGTCCAATCTCCGTCTGTTTTATCCTTGACACTATCACTAGACAAAATATAGAGCACAGCATCATCTTTAGGATAGCTTAGTTTCTTACTCTCATTAAAGTT
Proteins encoded in this region:
- the uvrC gene encoding excinuclease ABC subunit UvrC, with protein sequence MNATIKAKLDLLPDNPGCYLHKDKNGTIIYVGKAKNLRNRVRSYFRGSHDTKTERLVSEIVDFEFIVTESNIEALLLEINLIQENMPKYNIMLKDDKSYPFIKITREKYPRLLITRQVKKDNAYYFGPYPDVGAANEIKQLLDRIFPLRKCNVLPKKVCLYYHMHQCLAPCVYDIDPKVFVGMVDEISKFLTGGEDKIITELDAKMHAAADAFEFEKAAEYRDLVKSIGTLRTKQRVMNHDLQDRDVFGYAVDKGWMCVQVFFVRQGKLIQRDVNMFPYYNDADEDFLTYVGQFYKENDHLVPKEIFIPADIDLASVKALTKTKVIQPSRGEKKQLVNLATKNARVSLQQKFDLAEKSVEKTSGAITNLGQLMQIPTPHRIESFDNSNIMGTSPVSAMVVFVDGKPSKKDYRKFKIKTVIGPDDYASMREVILRRYSRAIKEASVLPDLIIMDGGVGQINAAKGVLDDLGLDIPIAGLAKNDKHQTQELLFGEPLEIVPLSRQSQEFFLLQRIQDEVHRFAITFHRQVRSKNSFSSKLDGIDGLGPKRKQSLMLTFKSLTKVQEATILEIQAAGIPLEVAKRIKETLSKSDPKT